Part of the Impatiens glandulifera chromosome 8, dImpGla2.1, whole genome shotgun sequence genome is shown below.
GAAATACACATGTTAAAGAGAATTTTTTACCTGGAATTGTCGTCCAATAAAAATGAATTGCTGTCGGCATTGTTTGAATCTTCAGTCATTAGTATTCTCATGCCAGAAATGACCTATAAATATAGTCCACCTTGAGAAATGAGTGTTCTGTTCAAACTAGCGAAAATTGTTCTTTAATTTGATAACCACAAGCTTACATCTGGAGATACACTTCGAGTATTGTAGTTATCATCCCAGTATAAGGTACAAATTCTATAGAGTTGCTGAACACTCAGAATCTAGAAAAAAAGGGATTCGAGTTAATGAGTAAATACTATGATAAGCAAAATGCAAGTAAATGACGACAAAGTGAAATATTTACTGGGCATAGATCATTGGTGATTTCATCGTATGAGATCCTGTACTTTTGATGTATGACCTGTGGGGAACACCAGATGATgcgtaaataatatttaagaggGCATATGttggagaaaaaataaatataatcatacCAAGAATCCAACAGCTTGTCTTATGTGTTTAAGTTCATCCCATGATGATCCTGCATACTGCAAACAGAAAAGGcgaaaaaaataaatgtgagtCACCACCCAAATTAAAGACCATTAGAACtgataacaacaacaacaataataataataataagagccTAGAACTAACCTCATCTTTTGCATGACAGCTCCACAACTCTAATTCTGCCAAACCAGATTTCACATATTCCCCATTGCTAAAAGTACAACACTCTCGACGAAGTAGAAGGCTGACACAATTCAATCATTCACAAAGATCATTATCCATCcaaatattgataaaattcAGTACCTAGAGGCACGCAGAGTACCTATTGAAGAGTTGCACATTTATGTATGAGAAATTCTGAGTGAAGATTTTCTGTACAAGAATTGTTGGGACCTGAGAAACAAAAATAAGCATGAGCAGAGTTCTAATCATGGtacaataaaacaaatattgtcAAGTCTCTTACAAATTTTTCTTTCAGGGTATTGAGAAGAGAGTTGAGAGATTCAACAATTAACTGCCAATGACTAGGTGGAGAATCTTTCCCAAATGATCGGGCTCCTCTCAGCACATTTCCTTTTAATGTTCTCGGTGCCTATGTTTTTAGCATGATAAACGAGCATAAGaagatttaatattttggaGAAAAATATAAATGCATAGTAACATCCTGAAAATTACAAACACTATTATAAAGTTTGAGAGAAAGGGAATCATATTGCCAAGAGAAATCATGAACATGTTTgtgataatataatttgaagTGAGATGAATATGGTTTTATGTAATGTGCTTATAATTTTGTAGACAGcagttttgttttgttttatatgCAATCCAAGGTGGCATAGCCAAGTTACCTGAATACACAAGGAAAGCGATGATGTCAACTCCTTTTTCAAATTATCACGAATTATGCCATAGATCTTCTCCACATATGCAGTGAGCTGCTGCTTGAAAAGAAGAGCAGGGTATTTGGCCTCAACTTGCCTCACTACCTCAATTACAGGTGGAGCCATTTGCGAAAAAGAAGAAGAACGGAATCCCTGATAATGTAACATTGCAGAAAGAAAATTATCTGCAACTGCGTCATAAAGATTCacaaaatgaaaagaagatgaaggaaAATAGAATAATACCAATGCCATTCTCCCAAAAAGTGATGTCGGATTTGGTGGTTTTCGATTTGTGGTACCAGAAGCTTTTAAGCTTTTTTGTAGCAAATACAACAATGTAGAAGTATTTGATAGCCAATAAGCCATATGATCATTGTCATCCTGATTctgagataatatatatatgttttatcaTTCAATTTTGATGCATAAATATCATATGCACAAGCAAGATCATCGCAGCCTGAAAAATAGTTTGCCCAAAGGCTATAGTTTTCAAATATGTTGTGCTTTAATTATCATCCATTATTAGGGTAACTAATATGATAACATACTAATACCAAAGATATGATAAAGTTCCACTAATTCTTTTTAAAGAGAGTAATGAAACACTTTTGCCCGCAACAATAGGACATTTCATGGAAAGCAAGTGGGGAGAGAGAGATCAAGGGCTTCTTTCTCCACACTTTTGCCTCAATTAAGAAAGGAGGAATCTGCACTGGGTGGATGTTTTTGATTTAATAGGAttctaaccttttttttatatgattttcttCCTTTTGGTTTCACTCTTTCTGTTAAAATAGTGAACGCACTTTGTGTTCACAGCTCCTTTTAGTACtataaaagttgacatttttttacaaaaaataaataaggggGATCATCACGAATGAATTGGATTTCCCCTCCAAAATGGGTACACACTGTACTAATCAAAAGAAAAACTATAGCATTCTAACAGTGATTAGGATAAAAACTGTAAGGATATTCTCTTGCATTCTCAACCCTGTTGCAAGCCTTTTAGATATATCTAAACGACAAATTTGTCAAAGTAGGCAGCCTTACCTCAATAGCTGAACCAATCATTTGAATAAGGTGATCAAACACACTAGTCCTCTCAGCCTCAAATGATTTCCAGTGGAGAAGGCATTTGTAAATCGTGAAGGCTGCAACAGGCTTTCCCTGACTGAATCCTACATCTTTAATGACACAGTTGACAAGTGCATCGACATTCTCCTGTTATAAGTTTGGAGTTAAGGAAAAGCAACTATAAGTTCCAAAACAAGCACTAGACAGAAATAGGAAGTCTAACTGTCTTTTCACATACATGTTGGCGATCAATTATTGATCTCCTGAGTTTGCTATCAGATTCTGTCCCAAACTTCTTCACAGGTGTTGGAGTTTCAGGTTCCTGCAAGAACAAATCTTCATTGTGTAACTTTATGTGGAGAAATACAATACTGATAGAAATAAATGGTTAAAATGATAATGGAAATTACACTAATGCTAATATCTTCATTCCCATAATGACCATTATCCAAAAGCTGCATTAGACAAAAACAGAGTGTTAAGATAGACACGAGTAGTGGAAAGAATGAGGTTCCACAAAACAGTTACCTTCGCAAGTGGTATTTGGGGCTGTTCGGGGACCCTTCTAACAGTAGTATTAACTAATGACTGCTGACGGAGAATTTTATTCTCAGACTCCATGTCAAAAACCTTTTCTTGAAGGCTGTACATGTGAGGCAAGACAACTATTATTCATTATCTTTTTTATACCAACAAATATTTGGCATAAGCTGAGACATATATAGTACACAACCTTCTCATATCAGTCTTCAGTTTTATTATGTTTGACTCGGCGTCCAATGCCTGCTTTAACCTCTCCTGGCTAagtttcttttcctcttcataCTTTTTCTCTGTTTCATCAATTCTCTTTTCCAAAGAACTTATCATAACCTGCATGTAGTACAAAAGAACAATAGTTTAATCCTTTGGTTCTGCCAGAACATAAATGGAATGCATTCCAAATAGATGAAAATTTGTCCCAGAATTGAACTAGAAGAAGTCATTGTTAACCCAAAAAATGGAATTTAACCACCAAACAAGACTAAGAGCTTGAGTTCATCATTACCTTCAGTTCATCATTTTCAGCAGTCAACTTATGTACCATTTCATGGTCAATTACTGGGACTTCCTGTATAATAGGGATTTGCTCTACTTCCGTTTTGACTGCTACACGCTCCTTTGCAAAAGTTTCCTTAGCTTGTTGGAATTGATTCTTCATCTCTTCCAAAGCAGACTGGAGCTTGGAATTTTCTTGTGTTTTGGCTTCTTCTAAGTCAGACTACAATGGTGGAACTAGAACATATTAGAAGAAGTATTCATTTTGTTGCAATGAGAACGATTGAAGACTAGACTCTACATAAGGGACACAATTGTAGAATATTTTGCTACTAAAGTCAATCTGCCTAATATGGAGATAATAAACAGAATGCAGCAAATCAACAGTATTGAAGATTGTAGATAATGCTCCTTAATTAGTTGTTTAGTATGCAAATTATCATATTagcaattaattaaattagagggatgaatattaatattagtatttatccCTAACTGCTTGTATTTTATCCTCGTAAAAGGTTCCTAGTGTAGGAGGTTAAATATATCCTCAAAAATGTAACTTGTATTTAAACAACTCTCTTGTGGAGTAATACACAACACAATTTTCTCAATATTGATTTCTGCATGGTATATGAGCCACCATCGTGGTAAAACACCCTTATTCTCTTAAAAAATTCAAACGTATAGTTCTTGTCAAAGCTTCACCATGACAACAAATGAAGAAGCTTTCTTTAACTTACCGAAACAGGAAGTATTAATTTGATTGTACTAAATAAAATAGTAGGATTATGCAGAAAGATACCCTCAAACGTTTCTCCAGCTGTAAGCGCCATGTTAGCTCTTCAACTTGCTTCTCCAGCTTGTTCTTGGCAGCTTGCAGAGCACCAGTCTCCTTTGCAGCCTAATtcgaagaaaataaaataaaatggattaGATATCATGAAAACAAATAGATCTTTACGATATCCCTGTCAATTATGTTTATTCTTTGTTCCACAAACAAGGTTCATGTGCATATCCAGTTCCATGAAGCACTGCTTCATATCAGAAGCATAAGATAAGCTTATTAGAATTTGCAGCAGGTCCATTATTCATATTATCTTACTATTGGTATCTAAAAGTTcttaaatccaaaaaaaatgaaaatagaaagaagaaataaaaacattccTAGGTATTTGCTTCTACAAGTTAGAAAGCAATCATGAAAAAAAGGAGGAAAAAAGACTGCAGAAATAAGACAGAAGAATTAAGCAATTCACCATTTTCAGCTTTTGTAATTCTTTACGAGCAACTTTTCCACGCCATAAACATTGAGTAGTAATTGCAGCTTTCTTTAGCTTACTGTAGTACAACTGAGCTATGAACCGGCGACAATGACTCTGGAGTAATAAATTAGTAGTCAATGTACAATACTCGTAATGGGGTAAAAATCCAATAATCCAATATATgtgaaatgaaaatataaggCCAACTTTGGGTTACTGACAAAGTACAATAACTGAAAGGTATTATATCTTACTTCGTGTGTAGTAACATCCTAAGATAAAGCAAGAAACAAACAGCTAGGATGATagttcaataaataaaaaagttgcaGTTCTTTATCTTTAATAAACCTGAATTATGATTGCTGCTTTTGTTTGCCTTCTGAAGCGAAGCATATTTCGTGCAGCCATCCCTCGCATACCAGTCTGAATAGAAATGGAAGAACTGCATAGTTTTTCATAAGTTTTCTTTGCAAGATACATGCGCAAGTTTCTCTGAATTCTCAGAGCAGCAGCTTCCCTTCTCATGTCCTCGTAAACTTTCCTGACAAGTTGTCCTACAACCAGTAAATAGATTATGAGTCATTCAAGATTTGGCGGATAGGTAGATATGTAACTGAATATACAACCTCTGCAGATTGATTGTATCCTTATTGTAGAACCACGCAACAAAATAAAGCTTTTCTTAGCCATGTAAGACCGGGCTTTCCTCTGAATAATGCTTGCTGATTTTCCCAAAATCTCGATTCTGCGGGCATCCAGATCTGCCATCTGTCCAGCCCTTAGAAACACCTTTGTCTTGCCAATCTATAAATACATGACATATTGATAACATGGAAGTAATTAATATAAGTATAATGTAGGAAATTCACATATGGACATTATACACTTGAGATGGGTGAAGTTTATAGAGAAGTCAGTCTTATCACCAAGTACTTGTTTCTTTCCTGATAAAAATACTATAATTcaagaaatatatttttcatgtcAGTTTCATCTCCTCACATTAATAGGAGTAAATTGGAAGAAGAGATGACAAAGCTATATGTAACCCTGTATTCAATTAACTCCAAAGTGTGATCATGCAGACTCCGTCTATACAGTAAATAGACTATAAGTGAAAGAGATCTATCCCAACCAATCATAATTTTGGATAGGAGGTAACTGGAAGTGCATGCAtttctatataataaaatgCAAAATGAGTAGAGATACTTTGTGTAGTAGGATTTTTGGTAATACTTCTCCTTAAGTATCCCAGTTTTccaaatatgtatttataagGTGAAGGATCCATACTCCTCTAGTCTTCCTCGATCTTATTGGAATATAACCAACTCTGCTTTCGTGTTTTTTCTACTTATCTTCTTTGATAATGTACATTTTCACGTTCACCTCGTTTTGTACTAATTGAACCCTCCTCCCgttcacaaaaaaaatatctttaatgaAAAGTTTACCCTTTATAAAAAACGGTGAAGGGTCCATATTCTTGAATCAAACTAAATGTCCAACAAATGTACCATTATCCACCATAGATGATGGTATTGCTTCCCTTGTCTTGCTCAATTCTTGGTGTATATGTAAATAAGTCCAGGTCAATGGATTTACTAAATAGTCTCTTTAGGCATGTTCAATGGTTGACAGTGTTAGACATCAAATAGCCCATTAATGTGATATAGTTACCTGATAGCCCTGTAGTCCGACCTTTTCCAGGAGCCTCTTACAAGCAGCAATCTCATCAGAACTACCACAAGTTCAGAGAATATGAATCAGAAACTTCAAGTCAGAAGTCAGCAAATGAGCACGACATACTgaacaaacaaaaaaagaaaattaagagGAAGATGCATGTACACATAGAGATTGGAAATGAAATTACCTCCCATCCAAAACATCAGGAACAAGTATGCCAAATCGATGAAGAAACTCATAGAAAGGTTTTCTTGTGGGATACCCAGCACAACTAATCCTAATTGCCTCAAGGACACCCTGGAATGGAACTTAGCGATTAACTAAAGTAATTTCTTTATCAACAGTGTGTAAAAACGGGAATTTCTCTTTCAACATATCAgtaaatattaaagaataatgCTTTACCCCGCATCTTAACTGCTGAAGGACATTCTGGTTTTCAAAAATTGCTGGCTTAAGAAGGTTATTAGGCTTTACGCAACGAATGTAATGAGGTTCTGTGGAGCTTAGCGTTTCCAGCAATGTTTGTAATTGTTGCTGCAAATTAAAGAAACCATGCATCAAGACAGTTTTCTACTAACTGTGATTATTCATAGGGAGAGTGGGAGCAAAAACCTTGAATCGTGTCCCTattgaagaaaattttgattgtTTAGAGGAATCCACACTAGATGGGAATAAACCAGACACAAAAGAACAAGTTGAAGCAGTCAAAAGATCTTGATGTTCAGCAATGACATAATCTTTGTTCTTGTCCAGAAATAGTTCAGTTTGGTATGTCACCTGCAAAATGTTCAAGTTATGATGGTAAAATCCATATGCAGAATTTTAGAATTAAATGAGTACGAAAAATACTGGGAACTTACATCACCAGCATAATGGTGAACAGTGAAATCGGTACGTGATAGCTTTGGTTTACTGAAACGCTTATGTTGGGTAAATGTCTGGTACAGCTTTTGAGCAAATGTTTCATTTGTTGATCTGGGGAACATACTATACAAGATAATCCTTGTTAGTCTCTTTATCAACAACaaaatgatcaagtcaagaAGGTTTTGCAATTGAGTTGTTTGAAACTTCTGTGCATAAAATATggatgttttcttattttagttACTCACCAAGCTTCATCAAGAAGAGCTATTATGCCACCAGGTTTctgaaataaaagaagataaagtAGTTGTGAAATAAGAGTGTATTTACCGATTCAGTGTGGCTTGAAGATTGAGTTATTCAATACAAAATTCATGTGACGTGCTTAAGACTTGGTATTGACATGATATGTATTATTAGAAGTCATCTTGTTGAAACTCTAGTAATGCAAACATTAAAATCTTAGAAAGACCTTATAAAGTTGCCAATGAACTACTGATCAAGAGAGGTGAATCATCATAGAATGTTTATGGTAATGCAAATTGAAGCTCACTATATAAGTTGATTGGTATAAAAGTGATTTGAAAGGATTGAATGTTGTAATTAGAGACTGTTAAAATGAGTGGAAGAGATAAAGAACTCAACAAATGTGAAGCAACCATTTTCAGATGGGAAAAAAACTACCAACCTTTTCAATAAGATCCAGAATGTCTTTATTATCAACAAACTCAATGTAGCTCCAGTTGATTTCTTCCTTTGTATACTCTTCTTGCTCCATTTTGAAAACATGCTGTCGCACATATTTATTGGTGACAAAATGCACAAAAGAGAagtacaaaaataaacaaatcatGAGAAACAGGTGTAGACAGAACCTGATTGAAGTGCTGCTGAAGTTTCTCGTTGGTTAAGTTAATGCAAAACTGTTCAAAACtgtaaaacataaaaaataaataaaattgtagaCATTTTATCCACAAGGAATTTTTAAAGAGCAATATGTGGTACTCCATCAAACAGGGTGTTCACTTAGACAAACATCAGTATCCAAACTACTTTATAATGCCACTCAGAATTTCAATGGAATGGCATCTGAACAATAAACATTGCATCTCCTATACAATCATTTGCATCAGAAAACATTAGTATAAGAAAATATACTTTTGTCAAATATAAATCTTGTTATGTTTCTTTAAACAGTCTAATACTAAGGAAAATAACCACAAAACCTGCTTCTGAAAGATTGCCCCCTTCTGCACAGCTATAGTGGTAAAGTTGAACTTACTCTTTTGTTAATATAAAACTTGTTGCATAGTTCAACTAACCACAAATCCCATGAATAGACagttttgaatattatatatggTCTATCCCTAGAATTATGAGATTAGAATAATATCTCATAATAGGCCAAATACTTGTTTAGACCCTGATCTTGAAGAAATATCTTGCATTAGTGATAACTAGGTGATCTTTATTAATGACAAATATCTCCAACTAATGATATAAATTCTAGAGCCAACCCCTTATGAGCACGAGACAAAGGCTGGAGATAAGGAGATGCCAAAGTGCATAAGACAAAGCCAGATTGTCCAAGCCTAATTTATTAACTTAGGTGAGAGGGAATGTTGGAATATTAGGTATGATATACCATTAGTCACAAATTACAATAATAACACGTAATATAATATAGTTATGATATGATTAGAAAAAAATCGCAAGTGACAACAATATTAAGATACATTATCTAATCGTATCCTACTATTGATGATCTCTATTTTGTAAGTTAATATTCTCAATACTACAGTTCCTTTTTGGGTTTGTACATATAGGAGTGCAAATATATGAATCATTTCCAGAGCCAagtatttcatttcattttcacTGGACAATGAACACAGGAAAGATGATATGGAGACTGGTAAAACACTAGAACACTGTTTTATCacataagaaaaattaaaatacattcattcatggaaaaaaatgaaattctCTGCATCATGGAGGGGAAAACTTTGAGGAAATACTTCAGAGGAACACTAAAGTAGAAAAACATAATTCAtcagaaacaaaaaaaaaatataacggAGAAAGGCTAAGAGACAAATGATGCAGGATTATGTTCATGATAATGTAGTTCCATCTAAAATCGGAGAATCTTAAACAATCTATTGGACagtttttttttcatcattaacAAAAGCAAATGCATACCAATTAAGCACCTGTTTGTCTTGAAGCTTTCAAAACCATAGATATCCAAAACTCCAATTAAAACCTTTGAATCAGGGTCTTGACCGATTGAATTATTAATCTTATCCACAAGCCTACAAAAATATTGGGAAATTACACGATAGTTAAgaacaatatttaaatggttTCTAAAAGGTAACTTCAAAGGTCAAACCTGAGGCTTGATTTAAGTACTACCATAAGCAAGCACCATTTAAATAAAGTTGATAGAAACACTAAAAGCGCCAAAGGGATGCTTACCAATCAAACAACCTTGAGTAAATCACTTTTGCTAACGCATCTCTACTGGTAGTAGCTGATTTTGGGTCCAGCCATTTTGTAATGGTCTCATCCCGGGTTACAATTACCTTTTTACAAAGGGAATCTTCTAAAGCTTTTGGATCACACCTGAAAGAAGAACAAGATTAAACTCTTCAACTTCTAGTATTCTGAAATGACATTATCTcgtctttcatttttttactgGAAGCACGTCATTTATTTACTTACATTAACAGCTCTGATGCAGTTTTCAGATGGAACCAAGACTTTTCATCTTTAGGCATGGACGAGTCAGCTTCCTCCCCCTTAGAAAACTCAATGTTCCCAAGATGAAGAATAGAAGCCACTACTCGGAAAATACCATCCTGCAATAGGAAGCAGGGATTGTAGAATGGAAAGTATTTAGGTAACAGTAGCAAACATCAAGCAgtcttgaagaaaaaaaatcaagtgtGCATTAATATACTTGCTCCTCAGAACTTATTCCAACAATGTCCATAGCTCTTCTTGTTTCAAGATACTCTTTAGCATCGTCCAAACCGTCAAGCTCAAAACAATTTGTTTGATTAAGGTAATGGAAAGTTCTTGGGTTCCCTAATTTGAACCTTTTCACGTCCTGacaaaaaaatgaatatgaaaCTTGATGAGTCAATTACCATATATGTTTATCAGTTGTCAGCAGGATCAGTAGTCAACACATTAATTTGTTGATCAAC
Proteins encoded:
- the LOC124911863 gene encoding myosin-6-like, encoding MAGALTLSVGSLVWLEDPDVAWIDGEVTEVNGDNLKVLCSSGKTVDVKSNTIYPKDAEAPACGVDDMTKLAYLHEPGVLQNLRSRYDINEIYTYTGNILIAVNPFMRLPHLYDSHMMAQYKGADFGELSPHPFAVADAAYRQMIGDGISQAILVSGESGAGKTESTKLLMRYLAYMGGRGETEGRTVEQQVLESNPVLEAFGNAKTVRNNNSSRFGKFVELQFDQKGKISGAAVRTYLLERSRVCQISDPERNYHCFYMLCAAPPEDVKRFKLGNPRTFHYLNQTNCFELDGLDDAKEYLETRRAMDIVGISSEEQDGIFRVVASILHLGNIEFSKGEEADSSMPKDEKSWFHLKTASELLMCDPKALEDSLCKKVIVTRDETITKWLDPKSATTSRDALAKVIYSRLFDWLVDKINNSIGQDPDSKVLIGVLDIYGFESFKTNSFEQFCINLTNEKLQQHFNQHVFKMEQEEYTKEEINWSYIEFVDNKDILDLIEKKPGGIIALLDEACMFPRSTNETFAQKLYQTFTQHKRFSKPKLSRTDFTVHHYAGDVTYQTELFLDKNKDYVIAEHQDLLTASTCSFVSGLFPSSVDSSKQSKFSSIGTRFKQQLQTLLETLSSTEPHYIRCVKPNNLLKPAIFENQNVLQQLRCGGVLEAIRISCAGYPTRKPFYEFLHRFGILVPDVLDGSSDEIAACKRLLEKVGLQGYQIGKTKVFLRAGQMADLDARRIEILGKSASIIQRKARSYMAKKSFILLRGSTIRIQSICRGQLVRKVYEDMRREAAALRIQRNLRMYLAKKTYEKLCSSSISIQTGMRGMAARNMLRFRRQTKAAIIIQSHCRRFIAQLYYSKLKKAAITTQCLWRGKVARKELQKLKMAAKETGALQAAKNKLEKQVEELTWRLQLEKRLRSDLEEAKTQENSKLQSALEEMKNQFQQAKETFAKERVAVKTEVEQIPIIQEVPVIDHEMVHKLTAENDELKVMISSLEKRIDETEKKYEEEKKLSQERLKQALDAESNIIKLKTDMRSLQEKVFDMESENKILRQQSLVNTTVRRVPEQPQIPLAKLLDNGHYGNEDISISEPETPTPVKKFGTESDSKLRRSIIDRQHENVDALVNCVIKDVGFSQGKPVAAFTIYKCLLHWKSFEAERTSVFDHLIQMIGSAIENQDDNDHMAYWLSNTSTLLYLLQKSLKASGTTNRKPPNPTSLFGRMALGFRSSSFSQMAPPVIEVVRQVEAKYPALLFKQQLTAYVEKIYGIIRDNLKKELTSSLSLCIQAPRTLKGNVLRGARSFGKDSPPSHWQLIVESLNSLLNTLKEKFVPTILVQKIFTQNFSYINVQLFNSLLLRRECCTFSNGEYVKSGLAELELWSCHAKDEYAGSSWDELKHIRQAVGFLVIHQKYRISYDEITNDLCPILSVQQLYRICTLYWDDNYNTRSVSPDVISGMRILMTEDSNNADSNSFLLDDNSSIPFSVDDLSSSLNDKEFTDVKPSAELLENPLFQFLDE